One segment of Heteronotia binoei isolate CCM8104 ecotype False Entrance Well chromosome 18, APGP_CSIRO_Hbin_v1, whole genome shotgun sequence DNA contains the following:
- the TMEM120A gene encoding ion channel TACAN, whose amino-acid sequence MSRRPSFSECLCDWEELQDGFQRVQETHRLYKQKLEELTKLQDGISSSITRQKKQLKELSLALKECKSSLLADQEETVQEIQDMIKEWQNVFFEMEAYLPKKNGLYLNLVLGNVNVTLLSKQAKFAYKDEYEKFKLYLTIILIIISFTCRFLLNSRVTDAVFNFLLVWYYCTLTIRESILINNGSKIKGWWVFHHYISTFLSGVMLTWPDGLMYQMFRNQFLSFSMYQSFVQFLQYYYQSGCLYRLRALGERHNMDLTVEGFQSWMWRGLTFLLPFLFFGQFWQLYNAVTLFRLARHPKCKEWQVLMCGLPFFVLFAGNFFTTLRVVHQKFQEKTKDSKKK is encoded by the exons ATGAGCCGCCGGCCTTCGTTCAGCGAGTGCCTGTGCGACTGGGAGGAGTTGCAGGACGGCTTCCAGCGCGTGCAG GAAACCCACAGGTTGTACAAGCAGAAGTTGGAAGAGCTGACGAAGCTCCAGGATGGGATCTCCAGCTCCATCACCCGGCAGAAGAAACAGCTGAAAGAGCTGTCACTTGCCCTGAAAGA GTGCAAGTCTAGCCTTCTCGCCGATCAGGAAGAGACTGTCCAGGAGATCCAGGATATGATCAAAGAGTGGCAGAATGTCTTCTTTGAAATGGAGGCTTATTTGCCCAAGAAAAACGG GTTGTACCTGAACCTCGTGCTGGGAAATGTGAATGTCACGCTGCTCAGCAAGCAGGCTAA GTTTGCCTACAAGGATGAGTATGAGAAGTTCAAGCTCTACCTCACCATCATCCTCATCATTATCTCCTTCACTTGCCGGTTCCTCCTGAACTCCAG GGTGACAGACGCGGTCTTCAATTTCCTCCTGGTGTGGTACTACTGCACCCTCACCATTCGGGAGAGCATCCTGATCAACAACGGCTCCAA GATCAAGGGCTGGTGGGTCTTCCATCATTACATTTCCACCTTCCTCTCCGGTGTCATGTTGACATG GCCAGATGGTCTCATGTACCAGATGTTCAGGAACcagttcctttccttttccatgtaTCAGA GTtttgtgcagttcctgcagtATTACTACCAGAGCGGCTGCCTCTACCGGCTCCGAGCCCTGGGGGAACGGCACAACATGGACCTCACTGTgg AGGGCTTCCAGTCTTGGATGTGGAGGGGCCTCACCTTCCTGCTTCCGTTCCTCTTCTTTGGCCAG TTCTGGCAGCTGTACAATGCCGTCACCCTCTTCCGACTGGCCAGACATCCTAAGTGCAAAGAGTGGCAG GTGCTGATgtgcggccttcctttcttcgtCCTCTTTGCCGGCAACTTCTTCACCACCTTGCGAGTCGTCCATCAGAAGTTCCAAGAGAAGACCAAGGATTCCAAGAAGAAGTGA